One Vicugna pacos chromosome X, VicPac4, whole genome shotgun sequence DNA window includes the following coding sequences:
- the S100G gene encoding protein S100-G, whose protein sequence is MEAGDTQAHEDIKMSIKKSPEELKGIFEKYAAKEGDPNQLSKEELKLLVQNEFPSLLKGPSTLDDLFQELDKNGDGEVSFEEFQVLVKKISQ, encoded by the exons ATGGAGGCTGGTGACACCCAAGCTCATGAA GACATCAAAATGAGTATCAAAAAGTCTCCTGAAGAACTGAAaggcatttttgaaaaatacGCAGCCAAAGAAGGTGATCCAAACCAGCTGTCAAAGGAGGAGCTGAAGCTATTGGTTCAGAATGAATTCCCCAGTTTACTGAAA GGTCCAAGCACCCTAgatgacctctttcaagaactgGACAAGAATGGAGATGGAGAAGTTAGTTTCGAAGAATTCCAGGTGTTAGTAAAAAAGATATCccagtga